The Enterobacter asburiae genomic sequence CCCTTTACTCCTATGCCTCCGTACAGGCCATTGCCGCGGCCTTCAAGGCCACCGGCGGCAAGGACTCCGCCAAAGCCAGCGAGTGGCTGAAAGCCAATTCCGTCGACACGGTGATGGGCAAAAAAGCCTGGGACAGCAAAGGCGATCTGAAAGTGTCTGACTACGTGGTTTACCAGTGGGACGACAAAGGAAAATATAAGGAAGTGCAGTAACGGGACGGAGTCACGCTCAACGTCGGCGGGCTTTCCCGTCGGCGCGTAATAAACATCAGGCTGCGCGGCTCGCGCAGCCTATAAAACGAGCGCGCTAAGATGAGTACATTCTTCCTGCAACAGTTAATTAATGGCTTAACGCTGGGCTCCGTCTACGGCCTGATTGCCATCGGCTACACCATGGTGTACGGCATTATCGGCATGATCAACTTCGCCCACGGCGAAGTGTATATGATTTCCGCCTATCTCTGCGCCATTGGCCTGGCGCTGCTCTCGTTCTTCGGTCTGCAGTCGTTCCCGCTGCTGATCCTCGGGACGCTGGTGTTCACCATTGTGGTAACCGGGGTGTACGGCTGGACCATCGAGCGTATCGCCTACAAGCCGCTGCGCAACTCCACGCGCCTGGCGCCGCTGATCTCCGCCATAGGCATGTCGCTTATCCTGCAAAACTACGCGCAGCTGAGCCAGGGTCCTCGCCAGCAAGGAGTGCCGACCATGCTGGACGGCGTGATTCGCCTGCATCTGGGCGACGGGTTCGTGCAGATAACCTACACCAAAGTGTTTATTCTGGTTGCCTCGTTTGCCGGCATGCTGGTGCTCACCTGGATAATCAACCATACCCGGCTGGGCCGGATGTGCCGCGCGGTACAGCAGGATCGTAAGATGGCCTCCATTCTGGGCATTAACACCGACCGGATTATTTCGCTGGTCTTTGTCATCGGCGCGGCGATGGCCGGCCTGGCGGGGGTGTTGATCACCATGAATTACGGCACCTTTGATTTCTACGTCGGGTTCGTGATCGGCATTAAAGCCTTTACTGCGGCGGTACTCGGCGGCATCGGCTCCCTCCCCGGCGCCATGCTCGGTGGCCTTATCCTCGGCGTGGCGGAAGCCCAGTTCTCGGGCATGGTGAACTCGGACTATAAAGACGTCTTCTCGTTCGGCCTGCTGGTCATGATCCTGATTTTCCGTCCCCAGGGGCTGCTTGGGCGCCCGATTGTGGCCAAAGTGTGAGGGAGAGAATGATGACATCACACGGTTTTTCACTTAAACGCTGCATGCTGGACGCGATTTTTTTCCGGGCTGATTGCGCTGATAATCTTCGGCCCCATTGCGGGCGTGGTGCTGGACGGATACAGCTTTAACTTTGCCGGGCAGCGGCTGGCCTGGATGGTTGGCATCGTCATGCTCGGGCGTTTTCTGTTGAGCGCCTTTTTAGGTACCGCCGCGGGCACCCGTTTCCAGGCGCGCTTCGAAGCCGATAGCGCGGGCGTATATGTCCGGCCACCGGAATACAAAAGCCGCATGCGCTGGATTATTCCTCTGGTGATTACCCTTGCGATTTGCTTTCCGTTTGTCGCCACGAAATATGTGCTAACCGTCGCCATTCTCGGGCTGATCTACGTGCTTCTCGGCCTGGGGCTGAATATCGTCGTGGGTCTGGCCGGCCTGCTGGATCTGGGATATGTCGCGTTCTACGCGATTGGGGCGTACGGTCTGGCGCTGGGATACCAGTATCTCGGCTTAGGCTTCTGGAGCATGCTGCCGCTGGCGGCAATCATGGCCGCCGCCGCAGGCGCCCTGCTCG encodes the following:
- a CDS encoding ABC transporter permease subunit, yielding MSTFFLQQLINGLTLGSVYGLIAIGYTMVYGIIGMINFAHGEVYMISAYLCAIGLALLSFFGLQSFPLLILGTLVFTIVVTGVYGWTIERIAYKPLRNSTRLAPLISAIGMSLILQNYAQLSQGPRQQGVPTMLDGVIRLHLGDGFVQITYTKVFILVASFAGMLVLTWIINHTRLGRMCRAVQQDRKMASILGINTDRIISLVFVIGAAMAGLAGVLITMNYGTFDFYVGFVIGIKAFTAAVLGGIGSLPGAMLGGLILGVAEAQFSGMVNSDYKDVFSFGLLVMILIFRPQGLLGRPIVAKV